In Chryseobacterium oranimense, a single window of DNA contains:
- a CDS encoding T9SS type A sorting domain-containing protein: MKKNYFRFLKLLAFCPMVIGAQISLPYTEDFGGSTTQSQWDYSNASVLVVENPSVDSPNGGMGGGLMYNFYNSQGLSTYNVKSPVLNNPTNAPVGVSFQFAAANRYTMPVALQTVFADDHILLEYSTDGGQTYTLMHDYEIGRTGELNTGGTIPSFFTPTSQQWVTKNILLPAGTNRVNFKGVKNNINQAGNFAFLDHVIFQICDGNTPAPTGNSPQNFCSSQTLANLAVSGSNIQWYDAATGGNLLPGTTTLVNGTTYYASQVVGACESTTRLAVTVNSSNCLSVNEVSNDNDFNFYPNPVNDILHINSKINAVKAIIYAVDGKLVQSVQDNKITSINMNKLIHGNYFVEFTFENGKKAQHKIIKK, encoded by the coding sequence ATGAAAAAGAATTATTTTCGTTTTTTGAAGCTTTTAGCATTTTGTCCAATGGTAATTGGAGCTCAGATTAGTCTTCCTTACACTGAAGATTTTGGCGGGAGTACCACTCAGTCTCAATGGGATTATTCTAATGCTTCGGTACTCGTAGTTGAAAACCCGTCGGTAGATTCTCCCAATGGAGGAATGGGAGGGGGGTTAATGTATAATTTCTATAATAGTCAGGGGCTTTCCACTTATAATGTCAAATCTCCGGTGTTAAATAACCCTACTAATGCACCTGTTGGAGTTTCATTTCAATTTGCGGCTGCTAATAGATACACTATGCCTGTGGCTCTTCAGACGGTTTTCGCAGATGATCACATTTTATTGGAATACTCAACGGACGGAGGGCAAACCTATACATTAATGCACGATTATGAGATTGGCCGGACAGGGGAATTAAATACAGGCGGGACGATTCCTTCTTTCTTTACACCAACATCCCAACAATGGGTTACCAAAAATATACTCCTTCCTGCAGGAACGAACAGAGTAAACTTTAAAGGGGTAAAAAATAATATTAATCAGGCAGGAAATTTTGCTTTTTTAGATCATGTAATTTTTCAGATATGTGATGGAAACACTCCTGCTCCTACGGGAAATTCGCCACAAAATTTTTGCTCATCCCAGACCTTGGCAAACCTTGCCGTTTCTGGCTCCAACATACAATGGTATGATGCTGCTACGGGAGGAAATTTGCTTCCTGGTACAACCACATTAGTGAATGGTACAACTTACTATGCTTCTCAAGTCGTAGGAGCCTGCGAAAGTACCACCCGTTTAGCTGTTACTGTAAACTCATCAAATTGCCTGTCCGTAAACGAAGTTTCTAATGATAACGATTTTAATTTTTATCCCAATCCGGTAAATGATATCCTACATATTAATTCAAAAATAAATGCGGTGAAAGCCATCATTTATGCGGTTGATGGTAAGCTGGTCCAATCTGTGCAGGACAATAAAATCACTTCAATAAATATGAATAAATTGATTCATGGAAATTATTTCGTAGAATTTACCTTTGAAAATGGGAAAAAAGCTCAACATAAGATTATTAAAAAGTAA
- a CDS encoding transposase, with amino-acid sequence MTTCPIIYFLFYKCSCAINDNRGCLKSETASKAYIKYNYFDKDQKNKTITSSPSNSKLSKLRFKVHQLLNTKRGVKLRKQRCHDVEPVFAQIKHNWVSIIGLNTTKDLPHTKYLILDCSTLPHNNKYLFQNYHTKGFVRQR; translated from the coding sequence ATGACAACATGTCCAATTATTTATTTTCTGTTTTATAAATGTAGCTGTGCTATAAACGACAATAGAGGCTGTCTCAAAAGTGAGACAGCCTCTAAAGCCTATATCAAGTATAATTATTTTGATAAAGATCAGAAAAACAAAACAATAACCTCTTCACCCTCTAATTCAAAGCTTTCAAAACTCCGATTCAAGGTCCATCAGCTTCTCAATACAAAGCGTGGAGTAAAGCTCAGAAAACAAAGGTGCCACGATGTAGAACCGGTTTTCGCACAGATCAAACATAACTGGGTTTCCATTATAGGATTAAATACTACCAAGGATCTACCCCATACCAAATACTTAATCTTGGATTGTAGTACCTTGCCCCATAATAATAAATACCTGTTTCAAAACTACCACACGAAAGGATTCGTGAGGCAGCGGTGA